From Anopheles coluzzii chromosome 3, AcolN3, whole genome shotgun sequence, the proteins below share one genomic window:
- the LOC120956580 gene encoding vang-like protein 1, with product MGTMMETESVKSEPGSKSRRSRTSQNHQQQQPPSQQQHSTLGSHRTRHSHRSSSNNHSRSGSNNKRPDMAPFQTSVNLGDDGRDGQEIIEVSILPQDETWGDNTTAITGNTSEQSISMEDVSYFQMADDRGVGFACQRYLERGLAVMLCAVAFVSPLAMVVLPRVGFFPAAFESLDLSQNERLRLLACNAECKGMLVSLAARLLLLAIGLWALFLRQPAAIMPRIFLFRSCALLLVLISSFAYWLFYIVQVTEGARAIVSGSSVVDYRTLVAYATSFCDTLLFVHYVAVVLLEIRHLQPLYHVKVIRSPDGESHSYSIGQLSIQRAAVWVLQRYYTEFSIYNPYLERLPVSKAQRKAAAVSSFKYYDVDGATPAQQQSQSRAVLAAHARRRDSSHNERFYEEHEYERRVKKRRARLVTAAEEAFTHIKRMQQPSSPQQQHDQQGDGSGAAPPAIPLDPQEAAQAIFPSMARALQKYLRVTRQQPRHTVESILKHLAHCLKHDMSPRAFLEPYLVEAPVLQNDKERRTNHNWALICDELLSRPLSDGCTFQLIQNDVSLTVSIHRIPHFTVSEEVVDPKSNKFVLKLNSETSV from the coding sequence ATGGGCACGATGATGGAAACGGAATCGGTCAAGTCGGAACCGGGCAGCAAAAGCAGACGATCGCGCACATCGCaaaaccaccagcagcagcagccaccgtcacagcagcagcacagtaCGCTCGGTTCGCACCGGACGCGCCATTCGcaccggagcagcagcaacaaccattcgcgcagcggcagcaacaacaagcgCCCCGACATGGCCCCGTTCCAGACGAGCGTCAACCTGGGCGACGACGGGCGGGACGGGCAGGAGATCATCGAGGTGTCGATCCTGCCGCAGGACGAGACGTGGGGCGACAACACGACCGCCATCACGGGCAACACGTCCGAGCAGAGCATCTCGATGGAGGACGTCAGCTACTTCCAGATGGCGGACGACCGGGGGGTCGGCTTCGCCTGCCAGCGCTACCTCGAGCGGGGGCTGGCGGTGATGCTGTGCGCGGTCGCGTTCGTGAGCCCGCTGGCCATGGTCGTGCTGCCGCGCGTCGGCTTCTTTCCGGCCGCGTTCGAAAGCCTGGACCTGTCGCAGAACGAgcggctgcggctgctggCCTGCAATGCGGAGTGCAAGGGCATGCTGGTGTCGCTGGCCgcccggttgctgctgctcgcgaTCGGGCTGTGGGCGCTGTTTCTCCGCCAGCCGGCCGCCATCATGCCGCGCATCTTTCTGTTCCGCTCGTGcgccctgctgctggtgctgatcTCCTCCTTCGCCTACTGGCTGTTCTACATCGTGCAGGTGACCGAGGGCGCCCGGGCGATCGTGTCCGGCTCGTCCGTGGTCGACTATCGAACGCTGGTCGCGTACGCCACCAGCTTCTGCGACACGCTGCTGTTCGTGCATTACgtggcggtggtgctgctCGAAATCCGCCACCTGCAGCCGCTCTACCACGTGAAGGTGATCCGCAGTCCGGACGGCGAGTCGCACAGCTACAGCATCGGGCAGCTCAGCATCCAGCGGGCGGCCGTGTGGGTGCTGCAGCGGTACTACACCGAGTTCAGCATCTACAACCCGTACCTGGAGCGGCTGCCCGTCTCGAAAGCGCAGCGGAAGGCGGCCGCCGTCTCCTCCTTCAAGTACTACGACGTGGACGGGGCGACGCCGGCCCAGCAGCAGAGCCAATCGCGCGCCGTGCTGGCGGCCCACGCCCGTCGCCGCGATTCCTCCCACAACGAGCGCTTCTACGAGGAGCACGAGTACGAGCGGCGGGTGAAAAAGCGCCGCGCCCGGCTGGTCACCGCGGCCGAGGAAGCGTTCACGCACATCAAGCGCATGCAGCAGCCGTCCtccccgcagcagcagcatgatcAGCAAGGTGATGGTAGTGGGGCGGCCCCGCCCGCCATCCCACTCGACCCGCAGGAAGCGGCCCAAGCGATCTTCCCCTCGATGGCGCGCGCGCTGCAGAAGTATCTGCGCGTCACCCGCCAGCAGCCGCGCCACACGGTCGAATCGATCCTGAAGCATCTGGCGCACTGTCTCAAGCACGACATGTCGCCGCGTGCCTTCCTCGAGCCGTACCTGGTCGAGGCGCCGGTCCTGCAGAACGACAAGGAGCGCCGCACCAACCACAACTGGGCGCTCATCTGCGACGAGCTGCTGTCCCGGCCGCTCTCCGACGGCTGCACCTTCCAGCTGATCCAGAACGACGTCTCGCTGACGGTTTCGATCCACCGGATACCGCACTTCACCGTCAGCGAGGAGGTGGTCGACCCGAAGTCGAACAAGTTCGTGCTGAAGCTCAACTCCGAGACGAGCGTGTGA